One stretch of Dyella jiangningensis DNA includes these proteins:
- a CDS encoding efflux transporter outer membrane subunit, producing the protein MNRQTTSLLRTAAVATLLGVMLAGCSPGPAYIRPTVTVPDQFKEASRTAPGWQPAHPRDDADRGAWWTLFGDATLDDLEAKVDVGNQTIAKSVASLAQAKAMVGTARSSYFPTVTAGVSADRAHTSQNVVGRSLAGKTVSDFNAGLTVSWEPDLFGRIGYQVKAAQARYQASEADLASVRLAMQAELAIDYIDLRELDAEAALLQQTVADYARARALVNTRYQGGIASESDLQQAETQWQAAQAQLIDLGESRAQHEHAIAVLIGVPPAQLSLPVNTQPLSLPSVPAGVPSILLQRRPDIAAAERRVAAANADVGEATSAFFPDLLLSASGGLEASKLAQFAMLPSRFWAIGPALVGTLFDGGRRKQELAGANASHDAAAADYRQTVLTAFQDVEDNLASLRVLGDESATQQHAVDAASRAAQLSLTRYRDGATDYLEVVSTQSVSLTQSRNLVELSRRRLEADVRLIKALGGGWSGLDVPLGSHDVAALNLSPAKGIEAP; encoded by the coding sequence ATGAATCGCCAAACGACATCTCTCTTGCGTACGGCCGCGGTGGCGACGCTGCTCGGTGTGATGCTGGCCGGGTGTTCTCCGGGGCCGGCCTATATACGTCCAACCGTGACGGTTCCCGATCAGTTCAAGGAGGCTTCGCGAACAGCGCCGGGCTGGCAACCGGCACATCCTCGCGACGATGCCGATCGCGGCGCGTGGTGGACCTTGTTCGGCGACGCCACGCTGGACGATCTGGAAGCCAAGGTCGACGTTGGCAACCAGACCATTGCCAAGAGCGTCGCGAGTCTCGCGCAGGCCAAGGCGATGGTCGGCACCGCGCGCTCGTCCTACTTTCCCACGGTGACCGCGGGCGTCAGTGCCGATCGCGCGCATACCTCGCAGAACGTGGTGGGCCGTTCGCTGGCCGGCAAGACCGTGTCCGATTTCAATGCGGGACTCACCGTCTCATGGGAGCCGGACCTGTTCGGCCGCATCGGCTACCAGGTGAAGGCCGCGCAGGCGCGCTATCAGGCCAGCGAGGCCGATCTGGCTTCGGTGCGCCTGGCCATGCAGGCGGAACTGGCCATCGACTACATCGACCTGCGCGAACTCGATGCCGAGGCCGCCCTGTTGCAGCAGACCGTGGCGGACTATGCGCGGGCCCGGGCGCTGGTGAACACGCGCTACCAGGGAGGCATCGCCTCCGAATCGGACCTGCAGCAGGCCGAAACGCAGTGGCAGGCGGCGCAGGCGCAGTTGATCGACCTTGGCGAGAGCCGCGCGCAACACGAACACGCCATCGCCGTGCTGATCGGCGTGCCGCCGGCCCAGCTCAGCCTGCCGGTGAACACGCAGCCGCTGTCCTTGCCGTCGGTTCCGGCGGGCGTGCCGTCAATCTTGCTGCAGCGTCGCCCGGATATCGCCGCCGCCGAACGTCGCGTGGCAGCGGCAAACGCCGATGTGGGCGAAGCCACTTCCGCATTCTTTCCGGACCTCTTGCTGTCCGCCAGTGGCGGGCTGGAAGCCTCGAAGTTGGCTCAATTCGCCATGTTGCCCAGCCGCTTCTGGGCCATCGGTCCTGCACTGGTGGGCACGTTGTTCGATGGCGGACGCCGCAAGCAGGAACTCGCCGGGGCGAACGCAAGCCATGACGCCGCGGCTGCCGACTACCGGCAAACCGTGCTCACCGCGTTCCAGGACGTGGAAGACAACCTCGCCTCGCTCCGCGTGCTGGGCGATGAGTCAGCCACGCAACAGCATGCGGTCGACGCCGCTTCGCGCGCGGCGCAGCTTTCCCTGACGCGTTATCGGGACGGCGCCACGGACTATCTCGAAGTGGTCTCGACCCAGAGCGTGAGCCTGACCCAGTCGCGCAACCTCGTGGAACTGTCGCGTCGTCGGCTGGAGGCCGATGTGCGGCTGATCAAGGCGCTGGGTGGGGGCTGGTCGGGGCTCGACGTGCCGCTGGGGTCTCACGATGTCGCTGCGCTAAACCTATCGCCGGCCAAAGGCATCGAAGCGCCGTAG
- a CDS encoding DUF5694 domain-containing protein: MRSTMARWSFLLCAAWIGALSVPVEGARADAPPAPVQVMVVGLFHLSNPGHDLHNMKVDDVLAPKRQAELGAITDALARFKPDKVAVEWPRDTVEERFPKYLAGTLPPSRNEVVQLGFRLARTAHAIGVYGIDADGDFPYEPVKAYADAHGLSSLLDAEGAKIDRQMAEQQRLLAEQGLSAALRRVNEPALIDEGNSFYRTALRMGSGNEQPGAELLAAWYRRNFLICANLVQLAKPGDRIVVFYGSGHAFLLRQCVSETPGFQLVEPNDYLPH; the protein is encoded by the coding sequence ATGAGGTCCACAATGGCAAGGTGGTCGTTTCTGTTGTGCGCCGCGTGGATTGGCGCGTTGTCGGTGCCCGTCGAGGGCGCGCGCGCCGATGCGCCGCCAGCACCTGTCCAGGTGATGGTGGTGGGTCTTTTCCATCTGTCCAATCCCGGGCACGACCTGCACAACATGAAGGTGGACGATGTGCTGGCGCCGAAGCGCCAGGCCGAGCTGGGCGCCATCACCGATGCGCTGGCGCGGTTCAAGCCGGACAAGGTGGCGGTCGAGTGGCCGCGTGACACGGTCGAGGAGCGCTTTCCCAAATACCTCGCCGGCACCTTGCCGCCGTCGCGCAACGAGGTCGTGCAGCTCGGCTTTCGCCTGGCCAGGACGGCCCACGCCATCGGCGTCTATGGCATCGACGCCGATGGCGATTTTCCCTATGAGCCCGTCAAGGCCTACGCGGATGCGCACGGCCTTTCGAGCCTGCTCGACGCCGAGGGTGCGAAGATCGATCGCCAGATGGCCGAGCAGCAGCGACTGCTCGCGGAACAGGGCCTCTCGGCGGCGTTGCGGCGCGTCAACGAGCCGGCCCTGATCGACGAGGGCAATTCGTTCTATCGCACCGCGTTGCGCATGGGCTCAGGCAACGAACAGCCGGGCGCCGAGCTGCTCGCTGCGTGGTATCGCCGCAATTTCCTCATCTGCGCGAACCTGGTGCAGCTGGCGAAGCCTGGCGACCGTATCGTGGTTTTCTATGGCAGCGGCCACGCCTTTCTGCTGCGCCAGTGCGTGAGTGAGACGCCCGGATTCCAGCTGGTGGAGCCCAACGACTACCTGCCTCACTGA
- a CDS encoding S10 family peptidase, whose product MVMSPWSLAMAAEGKDAKPAAEAEKKSDAELPPLPADKTIKQSVRVGGRTVSYEATVGTIPVRDAKGKKIADVVYTSYVVPGNDPHRPVTFAFNGGPGASSVYLNMGAIGPKRIQFGVDGDAPSDAAVTKDNPNTWLDMSDLVFIDPVGTGFSRSLEDEDKTKKDFYSTEADIKYLSRVVYDWLVKHGRLRAPKYVMGESYGGYRAPRIALELQTRMGVGVNGLVMVSPYLDPAAIGDGDALSPLPWMINLPSMTAAHLEAQGKLTPAAMTDVENYVRTQFVTDFLAGRSDPGAISRMVQKVSAYTGLDPSVVSKLDGRVDIGTYLREIHRSEKKIGSVYDSNVTAFDPFPGSARRQSGDPILEALLAPTTSAMVDFVTREVGWKTDAHYEALSYTVNNAWDRGETDDKPVADLRKAIANDPNMKVLIVHGYNDLSCPFFTSRLIIDQMPTFGQPQRVKLSIYPGGHMFYSRDGSASSFKADAAQLYGATK is encoded by the coding sequence ATGGTCATGTCGCCGTGGTCGCTGGCCATGGCTGCCGAAGGCAAGGATGCCAAGCCCGCCGCCGAGGCGGAGAAGAAATCCGACGCCGAGCTGCCGCCGCTGCCGGCCGACAAGACCATCAAGCAGAGCGTGCGCGTGGGTGGCCGCACGGTGTCCTACGAGGCGACCGTCGGCACCATTCCGGTGCGCGATGCCAAGGGCAAGAAGATCGCCGATGTGGTCTACACGTCCTATGTCGTACCCGGCAACGATCCGCACCGCCCGGTGACGTTCGCCTTCAACGGCGGTCCCGGTGCTTCGTCGGTGTACCTCAACATGGGCGCGATCGGTCCCAAGCGCATCCAGTTCGGCGTGGATGGCGATGCGCCGTCCGATGCGGCCGTGACCAAGGACAACCCGAACACCTGGCTCGACATGAGCGACCTGGTGTTCATCGATCCGGTCGGCACCGGGTTCTCGCGTTCGCTGGAAGACGAGGACAAGACCAAGAAGGATTTCTACTCCACCGAGGCGGACATCAAGTACCTCTCGCGCGTGGTGTACGACTGGCTGGTCAAGCACGGCCGCCTGCGCGCGCCCAAGTACGTGATGGGCGAAAGCTACGGCGGCTATCGCGCGCCGCGCATCGCGCTGGAACTGCAGACGCGCATGGGCGTGGGCGTGAACGGCCTGGTGATGGTGTCGCCCTACCTCGATCCGGCCGCGATCGGCGACGGTGATGCGCTGTCGCCGCTGCCGTGGATGATCAACCTGCCGTCGATGACGGCGGCGCATCTCGAAGCCCAGGGCAAGCTCACCCCGGCGGCGATGACCGACGTGGAAAACTACGTCCGCACGCAGTTCGTCACCGACTTCCTGGCGGGTCGCTCGGATCCCGGCGCGATCAGCCGCATGGTGCAGAAGGTGTCGGCTTATACGGGCCTTGATCCGTCGGTGGTGTCCAAGCTGGATGGCCGCGTCGACATCGGCACCTACCTGCGCGAGATCCATCGCTCCGAGAAGAAGATCGGCAGCGTGTACGACTCCAACGTCACCGCGTTCGATCCGTTTCCGGGTTCGGCCCGTCGCCAGTCGGGCGACCCGATCCTCGAAGCGCTGCTGGCGCCGACCACCAGCGCGATGGTGGATTTCGTCACGCGCGAAGTGGGCTGGAAGACGGACGCGCACTACGAGGCGCTGTCCTACACCGTCAACAACGCCTGGGATCGCGGAGAAACCGACGACAAGCCGGTGGCCGACCTGCGCAAGGCGATCGCCAACGATCCGAACATGAAGGTGCTGATCGTGCACGGCTACAACGACCTGTCATGCCCGTTCTTCACCTCGCGCCTGATCATCGACCAGATGCCAACCTTCGGTCAGCCGCAGCGCGTGAAGCTGTCGATCTATCCGGGCGGCCACATGTTCTACAGCCGCGACGGTAGTGCCTCGTCGTTCAAGGCGGATGCGGCGCAGCTGTACGGCGCCACGAAGTAA
- a CDS encoding TraB/GumN family protein, with protein sequence MPTKLAMCLGALLMTGSALAQESSPTPAASTQGTVAPAKPVDLQTVTVRGTQPGPALWEVRKGDHVLWVLGTISPLPKYATWQWTQLEQALGKSSEMLEAPSARLKMPPSLFSRLALQPAARLNPGGATLERMLPADMYQRWRVLRHEYLHDDDAYEYQRPIIVAEQLFTKALDAHGLTGDTDVEDIVEKLARKHGTRQVPVRYELVIRKVPKPNGGADSDQQQGIACLDETMQIIEHDMPKLTQRANAWATGDTATLQKLMEGSREPCVVSAINGDFEHQLNVTDLPQRINTAWVREADLALTRNRRTVAVLTMEQLTSPTGYLATLRSMGYLVQPPADLKQ encoded by the coding sequence ATGCCCACGAAACTAGCCATGTGCCTGGGCGCCCTGCTCATGACAGGCAGCGCCCTCGCGCAAGAAAGCTCGCCAACACCTGCCGCCAGTACGCAGGGCACCGTGGCGCCCGCCAAGCCCGTCGACCTGCAGACAGTGACCGTTCGCGGTACCCAGCCTGGGCCGGCCCTATGGGAAGTTCGCAAGGGCGACCACGTGCTGTGGGTGCTGGGAACCATATCGCCGCTGCCGAAGTACGCGACCTGGCAATGGACCCAGTTGGAGCAGGCCCTGGGGAAATCGAGCGAAATGCTGGAGGCACCATCGGCGCGCCTGAAGATGCCGCCCAGCCTGTTTTCCCGCCTTGCCTTGCAGCCGGCGGCGCGCCTCAATCCGGGCGGTGCCACGCTGGAGCGCATGCTGCCTGCCGACATGTACCAGCGTTGGCGCGTGTTGCGGCACGAATATCTGCACGATGACGATGCCTACGAGTACCAGCGCCCCATCATCGTCGCCGAGCAACTGTTCACCAAGGCGCTCGATGCGCACGGCCTGACCGGCGACACCGACGTCGAGGACATCGTCGAAAAGCTGGCGCGCAAGCACGGCACCCGGCAGGTGCCTGTGCGCTATGAACTGGTGATACGCAAGGTACCCAAGCCCAATGGTGGCGCGGACAGTGACCAGCAACAGGGCATCGCCTGCCTCGACGAGACCATGCAGATCATCGAGCACGACATGCCCAAGCTCACGCAGCGCGCCAATGCCTGGGCCACCGGCGACACGGCGACGCTGCAAAAGCTCATGGAGGGTTCGCGCGAACCCTGTGTGGTGAGCGCGATCAATGGCGATTTCGAACACCAGCTCAACGTGACCGACCTGCCACAGCGCATCAACACGGCATGGGTCAGGGAGGCGGATCTGGCGCTCACGCGCAACCGGCGCACGGTTGCCGTGTTGACGATGGAACAGTTGACGTCGCCTACCGGCTACCTCGCCACGCTGAGATCGATGGGTTACCTGGTGCAGCCGCCGGCAGACCTCAAGCAGTAA
- a CDS encoding aldehyde dehydrogenase family protein, with translation MLAKSYPYYLANQPQTSKETMDVLDKYSGKVATRVAVPDAKATEKAIAAAVKAAGPMREFKPWARQQVLQHCAQRFSERREELAYALCVEAGKPIRDSDGEVTRLIETFSIAAEEAVRVNGETINLELARRLDGYHGYTKRVPLGPVSFITPFNFPLNLVAHKVAPAIAAGCPFVLKPAERTPIGALIIGEVLAETDLPKGAFSVLTLDGKHAKPLVEDPRFKLLSFTGSQIGWDLKTRAGHKKVTLELGGNAACIVDADQGPRLDRVIDRLVFGAFYQSGQSCISVQRIYAHKDIYDELKKKLVAAVKKLKAGDPKKKDTFLGPMIDEAAAERLHGWIEEARKAGGKLLCGGKRDGAMLEATLMEGVPTSAKVHRQEVFGPFALLAPFDDFDEVVAMVNDSDYGLQAGIFTDSLAHAMRAWNELEQGGVIVNDVPSFRVDNMPYGGVKLSGIGREGVRCAIEDMTEVRLMVMREF, from the coding sequence ATGCTCGCCAAAAGCTATCCGTATTACCTCGCCAACCAGCCGCAGACCTCGAAGGAAACGATGGATGTGCTGGACAAGTACAGCGGCAAGGTCGCCACGCGCGTAGCCGTGCCCGATGCCAAGGCCACCGAAAAGGCCATTGCCGCCGCGGTGAAGGCCGCGGGCCCGATGCGCGAGTTCAAGCCGTGGGCGCGCCAGCAGGTGCTGCAGCACTGCGCGCAGCGCTTCAGCGAGCGCCGCGAGGAGCTGGCCTATGCGCTGTGCGTGGAAGCCGGCAAGCCCATCAGGGATTCCGACGGCGAAGTCACCCGCCTGATCGAAACCTTCAGCATCGCGGCCGAAGAAGCGGTGCGCGTCAACGGCGAAACCATCAACCTGGAACTCGCCAGGCGTCTGGACGGCTATCACGGCTACACCAAGCGCGTGCCGCTGGGCCCGGTGTCGTTCATCACGCCGTTCAACTTCCCCTTGAACCTGGTGGCGCACAAGGTGGCGCCGGCCATCGCGGCCGGCTGTCCGTTCGTGCTCAAGCCGGCCGAACGCACGCCGATCGGCGCGCTGATCATCGGCGAAGTGCTGGCCGAGACCGACCTGCCCAAGGGCGCGTTCTCCGTGCTCACGCTGGACGGCAAGCACGCCAAACCGCTGGTGGAGGACCCGCGCTTCAAGCTGCTCTCCTTCACCGGCAGCCAGATAGGCTGGGACCTCAAGACGCGCGCCGGCCACAAGAAGGTGACGCTGGAATTGGGTGGCAATGCGGCCTGCATCGTCGATGCCGACCAGGGCCCGCGGCTGGATCGCGTGATCGACCGCCTGGTGTTCGGCGCGTTCTACCAGTCCGGCCAGAGCTGCATCAGCGTGCAGCGCATCTATGCGCACAAGGACATCTACGACGAGCTGAAGAAGAAGCTCGTCGCCGCCGTGAAGAAGCTGAAGGCCGGCGATCCGAAGAAGAAGGACACCTTCCTCGGCCCGATGATCGACGAGGCCGCGGCCGAACGCCTGCACGGATGGATCGAGGAAGCCCGCAAGGCCGGCGGCAAGCTGCTGTGCGGCGGCAAGCGCGACGGCGCCATGCTGGAAGCCACCTTGATGGAAGGCGTGCCGACCAGCGCCAAGGTGCATCGCCAGGAGGTGTTCGGCCCGTTCGCCCTGCTTGCGCCCTTCGACGATTTCGACGAGGTGGTGGCGATGGTCAACGACTCGGACTACGGCTTGCAGGCCGGCATCTTCACCGACAGCCTCGCCCACGCCATGCGCGCCTGGAACGAGCTGGAACAAGGCGGCGTGATCGTCAACGACGTACCCAGCTTCCGCGTGGACAACATGCCCTACGGCGGCGTGAAGCTCTCCGGCATCGGCCGCGAAGGCGTGCGCTGCGCCATCGAGGACATGACCGAGGTGCGGCTGATGGTGATGCGCGAGTTCTGA
- a CDS encoding acetolactate synthase large subunit, translating to MKAAALFVKALEAEGVHSIFGVPGEENLDLVEALRDSSIRLIVTRHEQAAGFMAATWGRLTGEAGVALSTLGPGATNLVTAAAYAQLGAMPMLMITGQKPIREHKQGLFQLVDVVDMMQPLTKYTRQLVSAATIPARIREAFRRAEEERPGAVHLELPEDIARDTVEEAILLPTEYARRPSPDDAALVQAAEAISKARHPILMIGAAANRQRTTVALRAFIDKLGIPFFTTQMGKGVIDEDHPLWLGNAALSDGDFVHRAIDAADAIINVGHDVVEKPPFLMRKGRRTVIHINFSSAEVDAVYFPQIEVVGDIAHTVERLTDALQPQEHWNFSFFDRVRLAFHSQLEDHSRDDRFPMHPVRVVDDTRSFMPDDGVLCLDNGMYKIWFARYYRAREPNSMLLDNALASMGAGLPSAMAAKMVYPERKVLAICGDGGFMMNSQELETAVRLRLDLVVLLLRDDAYGMIRWKQAEMGYADYGMTFGNPDFVQFAEAHGAHGHRPASADEFLPTLQRAFDAGGVHLIDLAIDYSDNHRILNEEIRRLSAAV from the coding sequence ATGAAGGCAGCGGCATTGTTCGTTAAGGCACTGGAAGCCGAAGGCGTGCACAGCATTTTTGGCGTGCCGGGCGAAGAAAACCTCGACCTGGTGGAAGCGCTGCGCGATTCCTCGATCCGCCTTATCGTGACCCGGCATGAACAGGCCGCGGGGTTCATGGCCGCCACTTGGGGACGGCTTACCGGGGAAGCCGGTGTCGCGCTTTCCACCCTGGGTCCGGGCGCCACCAACCTCGTCACCGCCGCGGCCTATGCGCAACTTGGCGCCATGCCGATGCTGATGATCACCGGCCAGAAGCCGATCCGCGAACACAAGCAGGGCTTGTTCCAGCTGGTCGACGTGGTCGACATGATGCAGCCGCTGACCAAGTACACACGCCAGCTGGTTTCCGCGGCGACGATACCGGCGCGCATCCGCGAGGCCTTTCGCCGGGCGGAGGAAGAACGCCCCGGCGCGGTTCACCTGGAACTGCCCGAAGACATCGCACGCGATACCGTCGAGGAAGCGATCCTGCTGCCCACCGAATATGCGCGCCGCCCTTCGCCGGATGACGCGGCGCTGGTGCAGGCGGCCGAGGCGATCAGCAAGGCGCGGCATCCCATCCTGATGATCGGCGCCGCGGCGAACCGGCAGCGCACCACGGTCGCGCTGCGCGCGTTCATCGACAAGCTCGGCATTCCCTTCTTCACCACCCAGATGGGCAAGGGGGTCATCGACGAGGATCACCCGCTGTGGCTGGGCAACGCCGCGTTGTCGGACGGCGACTTCGTGCATCGCGCCATCGACGCCGCGGACGCGATCATCAACGTCGGTCACGACGTGGTGGAGAAGCCGCCTTTCCTGATGCGCAAGGGTCGTCGCACGGTCATCCACATCAATTTCTCCAGCGCCGAGGTCGATGCCGTCTACTTCCCCCAGATCGAAGTCGTGGGCGACATCGCGCACACGGTGGAACGCCTCACCGATGCGCTGCAGCCGCAGGAACACTGGAACTTCAGCTTCTTCGATCGCGTGCGGCTGGCCTTCCATTCGCAGCTGGAGGATCACTCGCGCGACGATCGCTTTCCCATGCATCCGGTGCGCGTGGTGGACGACACGCGCAGCTTCATGCCCGACGACGGCGTGCTGTGCCTGGACAACGGCATGTACAAGATCTGGTTCGCGCGCTACTACCGCGCGCGCGAGCCGAATTCGATGCTGCTCGACAACGCGCTCGCCTCGATGGGCGCCGGCCTGCCCTCGGCGATGGCCGCGAAGATGGTCTACCCCGAGCGCAAGGTGCTGGCGATCTGCGGCGACGGCGGCTTCATGATGAACTCGCAGGAGCTGGAAACGGCCGTGCGTCTCAGGCTCGACCTGGTCGTCCTGCTGCTGCGTGATGACGCCTACGGCATGATCCGCTGGAAGCAGGCCGAAATGGGCTACGCCGACTACGGCATGACCTTCGGCAACCCGGACTTCGTACAGTTTGCCGAAGCGCATGGCGCACACGGTCATCGCCCCGCCAGCGCCGACGAATTCCTGCCCACGCTGCAGCGCGCGTTCGATGCCGGCGGCGTGCACCTGATCGATCTCGCCATCGACTATTCGGACAATCACCGCATCCTCAACGAAGAGATCCGCCGGCTCAGCGCAGCCGTCTGA
- the xseA gene encoding exodeoxyribonuclease VII large subunit produces MRSPDDYSQDHGGSPPRQILTPSSLNRLVRDLLEDALPLIWIEGELSNVARPASGHLYFTLKDASAQVRCAMFRPKSGWLKFRPTDGMHVLVRARVGLYEPRGEFQLVAEHMEPAGEGALQREFEQLKARLDAEGLFDPARKRALPRYARRIGVITSATGAAIRDVLSVMSRRWPLAEVDVLPVPVQGREAPPAITTMLRKASASGRYDVLLLTRGGGSLEDLWAFNDEQVARAIHASAVPVVSAVGHEIDFSIADFVADLRAPTPSAAAELLVPDAAPMRRHLEQLRQRLAVLEQRKLQARIQRVDHLYARLQAQRPQARLARDRERLINLERRLLGVQREQARMRRVALERAYARLIAQHPRLRLPLLRRRLAELSQRLRHSVERRLERERLTLRQAGRALHAVSPLATLERGYAILFDEQGKVVRSVQGVSEGAQLRGRLADGELPLVVGLKLKAEKPREQ; encoded by the coding sequence CCCAGTTCGCTCAACCGCCTGGTGCGCGATCTGTTGGAGGACGCCCTGCCCCTGATCTGGATCGAGGGCGAGCTGTCCAATGTGGCGCGCCCCGCCTCCGGACACCTCTATTTCACCCTCAAGGACGCCAGCGCCCAGGTGCGCTGCGCCATGTTCCGCCCGAAGAGCGGCTGGCTGAAGTTTCGTCCTACCGATGGCATGCACGTGCTGGTACGGGCACGCGTGGGCCTGTACGAACCCCGCGGCGAATTCCAGCTCGTTGCCGAGCACATGGAGCCGGCGGGCGAAGGCGCCCTGCAGCGCGAGTTCGAACAGCTGAAGGCGCGACTGGATGCCGAGGGCCTGTTCGATCCCGCGCGCAAGCGTGCACTGCCCCGATACGCGCGACGCATCGGCGTCATCACTTCGGCCACCGGGGCGGCGATCCGCGACGTGCTCAGCGTGATGTCGCGGCGCTGGCCGCTGGCTGAAGTCGACGTGCTGCCCGTGCCGGTACAAGGCCGCGAGGCGCCGCCGGCAATCACCACGATGTTGCGCAAGGCCTCGGCGAGCGGCCGCTACGACGTGTTGCTGCTCACCCGCGGCGGCGGCTCGCTGGAAGACCTGTGGGCGTTCAATGATGAGCAGGTGGCACGCGCCATCCACGCGAGCGCGGTACCGGTGGTGTCGGCCGTCGGCCACGAGATCGACTTCAGCATCGCTGACTTCGTGGCCGACCTGCGCGCGCCCACGCCATCCGCCGCGGCCGAACTGCTGGTGCCCGACGCCGCGCCGATGCGGCGACACCTGGAGCAACTGCGGCAACGCCTTGCCGTGCTGGAACAGCGCAAGTTGCAGGCGCGCATCCAGCGCGTGGATCACCTGTACGCGCGCCTGCAGGCGCAGCGGCCACAGGCCCGGCTTGCGCGCGATCGCGAGCGCCTGATCAACCTTGAGCGCCGGCTGCTGGGGGTGCAACGCGAACAGGCCCGCATGCGGCGCGTGGCGCTCGAACGCGCGTACGCGCGGCTGATCGCCCAGCATCCGCGCCTGCGCCTGCCGCTGTTGCGTCGTCGCCTGGCGGAGCTGTCGCAACGCCTTCGCCACTCGGTGGAACGACGACTGGAACGCGAACGCCTGACCCTGCGGCAGGCGGGCCGCGCCCTGCATGCTGTGAGCCCGCTGGCCACGCTGGAGCGCGGCTACGCGATCCTGTTCGATGAGCAGGGCAAGGTCGTGCGTTCAGTGCAGGGCGTGAGCGAAGGAGCACAGCTGCGAGGACGCCTTGCGGATGGCGAGTTGCCGCTGGTGGTGGGCCTGAAATTGAAAGCGGAAAAGCCCAGGGAGCAGTGA